The genomic window TCCGCTTGGCCTAATGCCTCATACACCGATACTGCTACCGCCTGGGCGGCCGCTTCTGGATGAGCTTCTTGGGAAAGGGCAACGTGACACTGCATCATAATTCAATAGTTTCGAAGTCTAGCAATCCCCGCCAAACGATGTCCATGAAAGAGATTTGGTGAATTTTTTCCTCTTTGCCTACCCATTTGCGATAAAGCCAAAAAAACATTCATCCTGGACGGAAGCTGTTTACTGAATTGGGCGGCCATAGGTATTTAAAATCGAACGGAGTCTTTCAACAGAGATCGCCTCAAAGCGTCGTCCATCTCTACCTGTAACCGTCGTGGCTTGCAACAAGGCATTGAGAATGGCCTCTTCCGTGGCCTCTACCGCGGCTTGAAACAGGGGGTTGATATGGGTATCGGCAAGGTGGGCCATAAAAAATGTCCGGTGTTCCGGATAATGAGGAATAACATTGCCGGTGGAAAACGCCAGGACAAAATCTCCACTGCCATGATGGGAGATGGACCCGGTTCGTGCCAATCCTATGGTAGCCCGGCGCGAGAGTCTAGACAGTTGCCGTGCATCAAGGGGAGCATCCGTCGCAATAATGATAATAATGGACCCACTGTCCTGTCGTCTTTGAAGGATCTCTCCCGGAAGCTCGCCCAGAGCTGTTACAATCGACTCTTCGTGGGCTTTGCGTGAAACGGTTGACAGATCCGTATTATAGATTTTTCCCACCGGCACTCCCTCGATCGTTAATTCATGGCGACGGCCATGGTTCGCATTCACCAACACGCCGACACGATATCCTCCTTCTTCGGATGGAAGCACTCGAGAGGCGGTACCAATGCCACCTTTAAATTGATAGGACACCATTCCTGTCCCTGCCCCGACAGACCCCTCTGGAACAGGACCTATTGTTGCCGTTTCCAGGGCGTGAATCACATCT from Nitrospiraceae bacterium includes these protein-coding regions:
- a CDS encoding P1 family peptidase, with amino-acid sequence MLGIGCVWTASAVVANASATQDFVEPRPHVKDLGITIGRYASGEMNAITDVQGVKVGHVTIHEGEGALQAGQGPVRTGVTVIIPREDVWHHKVPAGAFVLNGTGEMTGLAWVAESGFLEYPIALTNTLNVPRVADGVMSWMIQRYPDIGITDDTLTPVVAECDDSRLNDSQGRHVSPEDVIHALETATIGPVPEGSVGAGTGMVSYQFKGGIGTASRVLPSEEGGYRVGVLVNANHGRRHELTIEGVPVGKIYNTDLSTVSRKAHEESIVTALGELPGEILQRRQDSGSIIIIIATDAPLDARQLSRLSRRATIGLARTGSISHHGSGDFVLAFSTGNVIPHYPEHRTFFMAHLADTHINPLFQAAVEATEEAILNALLQATTVTGRDGRRFEAISVERLRSILNTYGRPIQ